The DNA region ttttttctaaaatgaaaatagtcaGCTTTCCAATGGGGAAAATAATCTGTGGTTGAAACAAGACTCCCAAGCAGCACTGAAGTTTTTCCCATTGTCTTTGGAATGAGAAAAGATTACTTAACAGCTCAAATTGAACAGCATATACAAACATTATATTGCTTTTTAAGTTGAGGAAGCAGTATCTAGTGATCTGTCATATCAAATTTGTGTTTGTGAATTATCAAAAAGACCCACAACACAGCCACCTCTTCTTTGAGTTTGAACAATCCTTTCCCTAAAACAAAATTCCTGTACTGTCAtcctctgattgtacacaatCTTCACAAGTGAAACTGTTACTACTCTAAATTAAGGGCGACGCTTTATTTCAGTGTTCTACTGATTTGCAACACCAAAAAGGCACTACATAATTTTTAATAGGATATACTTCTTCTAAAGGTCAGATCTCCATAAGTATTAATGATTTGTAGGAAACGTTGGAGATGTTTTAAACCAAGGCAAGAGAGCaatgtaaaagataaaaatttgtttttcatgataATTCCCCAATCTTCCATTCTGTACATTAACAATATAATGTGACATATCTTTAGAGAATTTAAACGAAGGGGGGGAAAAAGCCCTAAATAGAGCCTATGTGGCAGTGAGTAGGCCATtgcaagataaatatttttatgactaGGACACGTACCAACCAGAAGCTATGTGTCCTGAATGCCCAAGAAACGAATACAAAAGGGCAAGGAGTCTTAATTTGCTCCTCTCTGGCAGATAGACTTTTACTCTGCACAAAGAATTTTTGAGAACAAGGCTCTTGATTAAATAACTATACCAAAAAGCCTCTAACTTAACAGGATTAAGCACACATAAACCTATGGACCAGCTTCTGAATCTTTTATTCTATAATGGTATTGCTAACAATTTCAACTTCAGTTTTAAAAGACTAGATtaatataatgctctttctaatGAATACATCCctctttttatgctttcaggCAAAAATTTCACTGAAGTTGGGACAAAAGGGAATTGCTAGAACAATCATCTTAAACACTGGTTACTAAAAGTATTTTCTGGTTTCAATGCCACCCAAACcacataaacaatttttaaacttACTAAACTAAAACTTGGCGGTTAAACCAAAAAGGCTCTGGTAGGTAGAGGACtccatagtttatttttatggcaAAAGTCTTATTTCACACAGTTTTAAGTGTGTCATTAGAAATCAAAGTTCAGGATTATAGCACAAACCAATTGTGGAGtttcatatttaaagaaaaaacccaacaaaacagTTCTGCTCATTTACAAATGAGTCAATTAGGCAAGCAAAGCAGCAACGTCTGAAGCAGGACTGTCCATACAGCAAGAATCCTCAAAGAAGCAATAAAGGTACATACAATGAATCTGTATACAgagattttattcaattttaaaagaaaaaatgaagactttagaCAAAGCTTTGACCCTATAACAAAGCACATCTGTCCAGCTTTAAACCAAATTCCAAGAGTAGCCAACTTCTATATTTTAGTAGCTGGCAGGAGCACCCTCAATGAGCTCTACtgacatttctattttcttcatccCATATATTATGAAACAAAACCAATCTAGACTCCTTGATAAACTTTATGTGGTCATTGAGTTTTTACAAATGGTTTCTCTAATAGTATGCCAAAATCATTTTTGTGTTCTCTCCAGATAGCTTTACTGTAACATACAGCAATGTTCATCCTGGTAGTGAGCTGTAAACAGTCAACCAATGCTTTTGTTATGGAAACCAATCTATATGCAATTGAAACAATCCACAGGTTCTAACCTGAAAATACTAGGAAAACAATCTGGATGCAATGAACACAGCAATATGAAGGTCTACCCTATAAAGAACTGATGTGAATGGCTATCCTAATACAAGTTTTACTTTTCTTGAGCCTATAGGCCTGTCATTTAAGTCAATGACGGCAGCTGTGGCTTCGTCTCGAGATTCAAAGGCCACCATGGCTTCACCTGTGGGCATACCTTTTTCGTTGTATTTTAAGCACACTGAGCCTGGGATTACTTGATAGCcataaaagaaatctaaaatctcATCAATAGACACAGTGAAGGGCATGTTCTGCACTTTAATTACTGTAGGTCCTGGTTTCCCAGAACTAGATCCAAAGCCAGGTGGACCACCAATATGGattgggccagggccagggccaaaGGCTGGCGGTCCACTCAAATGCCCAGGGGCACTTCCAAGACCAGGAGGGCCACTTCCAAAGCCAGGGGGGCCACCTAAGCTACCAGGACCATTTCCAAAATTCTGAGGGGCCCCTCCAAATCCCGATGGCCCACTTAAAGTATTCGGTCCACCTCCAAAACCAGGAACTTCCAATCCTAGACCAGGCAAACCACTGTTTCCAACTGAAGGCATACCAGGCCTAGCATCACCAAAGGCCCCTCCTAATCCTGGAGGAGGCAGTGGTGGCCCAAAGGCATTTGATCCACCAAAATTACCAGGGAAATTAAATGGAGGTCCATTGTTGGCCTCCTTTGATCCTACTGTCAGGAAAGCATGTTCTTCACCTCCGGCACTGGGCATTCCCGCACCAGGCATTCCCGCAGTAGGCAGGCCCGCACCAGGCAGTCCTGCAGTGGGCATTCCCGCACCAGGTATGCCCGCAGCAGGCATGCCAGCGCCAGGCATTCCCGCAGCAGGCATACCCGCAGCAGGCATTCCTGCAGAGGGCATTCCCGCAGCAGGCATGCCTGCAGCAGGTATGCCAGCGCCAGGCATTCCCGCAGCAGGCATACCAGCAGTGGGCATGCCTGCAGTAGGCATTCCAGCACTAGGCATTCCTGCACTGGGCATTCCTGGTACTGCAGGATTACCCGGCACAGGCATCTTTAGGCCCTTTTTTCCTTGGGCAGGGGGATTTTTCTCAATCTCCCTCATATCTTCTAGGGTAACTACATGAACAAATGCTTCTCTCCCATTAAGTTTTTTACGGTGTAAGTGTTCAGACTTACGTgcatcttcttcatttttaaactgaaccAATGCCTGTCCTAGACCTTGCCCATTGTTATCAACAAGAACATGTACTGCATTTTCATCCACTGGGATTCCTTCCAGGAACTGCAGAACATCCATCTTGGTAATGCTGAATGGAATATTTGTTATGTGGGCACAGACTTTGGCAGAGTTGACATCCCCCTCTGGATTTAACATCATTTCTCTCTGGTCATAGCTGAAGTTCTGGAGTCTTTTTCGAATCGTATCTATCTTTTCTAGCATACCTTTCTTAGTAATTGGATGAACTTGAATAAAGCGATTGCCCATGTATTGTTTATGACGACACAGAGCAGCCTTATAGTCAGCCTCATTCCTAAACTCTACGAAGCCTTCACCAGTTGCTTTCCCATTGGGTCCATAAGCTATATAAATACTATCTTCCACAAtatccaactttttaaaaaaatcaatgacatgTTTGTTTTCTGCTTCAAATGGCAGCCCTTTCAAGTAAACACAAAAACCAGCCTCATGTGGTGATCTTGACCTTGACCTTTTCTGCCCACTGGGCGATTTTGACCTGGGCAGTGTCTGAGGAGGGGGATGGGTTTGTCCAGAAGGTCCCATACTTTGTTTGAAAGTGATATGTCCTCCAGCAGCTACCCACTGTCTCTCTGTGGCAGGGCTAACTTCCACATAGCGTTGAATCATCAGCATTCTGTTTCGTTTCAAAGCTTCAAATGTATCTTGAGGGGAGAGAAACTTAACCAATCCATTCCCATTATTTCGGCCTACATGATCTTTCAATAAAT from Ictidomys tridecemlineatus isolate mIctTri1 chromosome 5, mIctTri1.hap1, whole genome shotgun sequence includes:
- the Rbm12 gene encoding RNA-binding protein 12; translated protein: MAVVIRLQGLPIVAGTMDIRHFFSGLTIPDGGVHIVGGELGEAFIVFATDEDARLGMMRTGGTIKGSKVTLLLSSKTEMQNMIELSRRRFETANLDIPPANASRSGPPPSSGMSGRVNLPTTVPNFNNPSPSVVTATTSVHESNKNIQTFSTASVGTAPPSMGASFGSPTFSSTIPSTASPMNTVPPPPIPPIPAMPSLPPMPSIPPIPVPPPVPTLPPVPPVPPIPPVPSVPPMTPLPPMSGMPPLNPPPVAPLPAGMNGSGAPINLNNNLNPMFLGPLNPVNPIQMNSQSSVKPLPINPDDLYVSVHGMPFSAMENDVREFFHGLRVDAVHLLKDHVGRNNGNGLVKFLSPQDTFEALKRNRMLMIQRYVEVSPATERQWVAAGGHITFKQSMGPSGQTHPPPQTLPRSKSPSGQKRSRSRSPHEAGFCVYLKGLPFEAENKHVIDFFKKLDIVEDSIYIAYGPNGKATGEGFVEFRNEADYKAALCRHKQYMGNRFIQVHPITKKGMLEKIDTIRKRLQNFSYDQREMMLNPEGDVNSAKVCAHITNIPFSITKMDVLQFLEGIPVDENAVHVLVDNNGQGLGQALVQFKNEEDARKSEHLHRKKLNGREAFVHVVTLEDMREIEKNPPAQGKKGLKMPVPGNPAVPGMPSAGMPSAGMPTAGMPTAGMPAAGMPGAGIPAAGMPAAGMPSAGMPAAGMPAAGMPGAGMPAAGIPGAGMPTAGLPGAGLPTAGMPGAGMPSAGGEEHAFLTVGSKEANNGPPFNFPGNFGGSNAFGPPLPPPGLGGAFGDARPGMPSVGNSGLPGLGLEVPGFGGGPNTLSGPSGFGGAPQNFGNGPGSLGGPPGFGSGPPGLGSAPGHLSGPPAFGPGPGPIHIGGPPGFGSSSGKPGPTVIKVQNMPFTVSIDEILDFFYGYQVIPGSVCLKYNEKGMPTGEAMVAFESRDEATAAVIDLNDRPIGSRKVKLVLG